A portion of the Streptomyces sp. YPW6 genome contains these proteins:
- a CDS encoding carbon-nitrogen hydrolase produces MRLITAYNPPASPTRTRPADRAPLRVAAVQQRWHRDPAEHRAALLEGVRLAAAEGARVVCLQELTLSPYFAVVRRADHPEPAAPEDLLTGPTFTFAAGAAREHGVYVHASLYEKAPAPGGEDDGLGYNTAILVAPDGTLAQRTRKTHIPVTEGYYEDDWFRAGPAGDDAFPLVEVDEARFGLPTCWDQWFPELARAYSLAGADVLVYPTAIGSEPGFPGFDSQPLWQKVITGNAIANATFMVVPNRIGAENGLTFYGSSFIVDPYGRVLAQAPRDEPAVLVADLDLDARRDWLELFPFLTTRRPDAYGPLTETR; encoded by the coding sequence ATGCGTCTGATCACCGCGTACAACCCTCCCGCGTCCCCGACCCGGACCCGCCCCGCCGACCGCGCCCCGCTGCGCGTCGCGGCCGTCCAGCAGCGCTGGCACCGCGATCCGGCCGAGCACCGCGCCGCCCTGCTGGAGGGCGTCCGGCTCGCGGCCGCGGAGGGCGCCCGGGTGGTCTGCCTCCAGGAGCTGACGCTCTCGCCGTACTTCGCGGTCGTCCGCCGCGCCGACCACCCCGAGCCGGCCGCCCCCGAGGACCTGCTGACCGGCCCCACCTTCACGTTCGCCGCCGGGGCCGCCCGTGAGCACGGGGTGTACGTCCACGCCTCGCTGTACGAGAAGGCCCCGGCGCCCGGCGGCGAGGACGACGGCCTCGGCTACAACACCGCGATCCTGGTCGCCCCCGACGGCACGCTCGCCCAGCGCACCCGCAAGACGCACATCCCGGTCACCGAGGGCTACTACGAGGACGACTGGTTCCGGGCCGGCCCCGCGGGCGACGACGCCTTCCCGCTGGTCGAGGTCGACGAGGCCCGCTTCGGCCTGCCGACCTGCTGGGACCAGTGGTTCCCCGAGCTGGCCCGCGCCTACTCGCTGGCCGGCGCCGACGTCCTCGTCTACCCGACCGCCATCGGCTCCGAGCCCGGCTTCCCCGGCTTCGACTCCCAGCCGCTCTGGCAGAAGGTGATCACCGGCAACGCCATCGCCAACGCCACCTTCATGGTCGTGCCGAACCGCATCGGCGCCGAGAACGGCCTCACCTTCTACGGCAGCTCGTTCATCGTGGACCCGTACGGCCGCGTCCTGGCCCAGGCCCCCCGCGACGAGCCCGCCGTCCTCGTCGCCGACCTGGACCTGGACGCCCGCCGCGACTGGCTGGAGCTGTTCCCGTTCCTCACCACCCGCCGCCCCGACGCGTACGGCCCGCTCACCGAGACCCGCTGA
- a CDS encoding LacI family DNA-binding transcriptional regulator, which produces MTSRTVTLLDVARAAGVSKSTVSDALQGSGRVAAATRDRVRAVAEELGYRPNSAARRLRRASTGAVGLHLPATATRLDYYMNLAFGAVERAQEDGLDVVLLAPSGAAGGRIASRVDGLLVIDPEAGDSAVPGLLDAGVPVVTGERYLGPATGPSAAVVCDNAASLTALLDHVTERGARLPAVLAPSGSSAWATALRATARSWGRAHGVEVALRTVPFAATPAEAEEATRALLNADPAVDAVICAPDGSAPGVLRAAAALGRETGSVDGVGGPAGSPAPGRAAGTGLLVASCVDGPATRNAEPPVTAVDLRPAAYGRACAELLCDILADRAAPDTVRRHAWSLETRASTGPA; this is translated from the coding sequence GTGACCTCCCGGACCGTGACCCTGCTCGACGTGGCCCGCGCCGCCGGGGTCTCCAAGAGCACCGTGTCCGACGCGCTCCAGGGCTCGGGGCGGGTCGCCGCGGCCACCCGGGACCGGGTCCGCGCGGTGGCGGAGGAGCTCGGTTACCGCCCCAACAGCGCCGCCCGGCGGCTGCGCCGCGCCAGCACCGGGGCCGTCGGCCTGCATCTGCCGGCCACCGCGACCCGGCTGGACTACTACATGAACCTCGCCTTCGGGGCCGTCGAGCGGGCCCAGGAGGACGGGCTGGACGTGGTGCTGCTCGCGCCGTCGGGGGCGGCGGGCGGGCGGATCGCCTCGCGCGTGGACGGGCTGCTGGTGATCGACCCCGAGGCGGGCGACAGTGCGGTGCCGGGGCTGCTCGACGCGGGCGTCCCGGTGGTCACCGGCGAGCGCTACCTCGGCCCGGCCACCGGCCCCAGCGCCGCGGTGGTCTGCGACAACGCCGCCTCGCTGACCGCACTCCTCGACCACGTCACCGAGCGCGGCGCCCGCCTCCCTGCCGTCCTCGCCCCGTCCGGCTCCTCCGCCTGGGCGACGGCCCTGCGTGCGACGGCCCGGTCCTGGGGGCGGGCCCACGGGGTGGAGGTCGCGCTGCGCACCGTCCCGTTCGCGGCGACCCCGGCGGAGGCCGAGGAGGCCACCCGGGCCCTGCTCAACGCCGACCCCGCGGTCGACGCCGTGATCTGCGCCCCCGACGGGTCCGCCCCGGGCGTCCTGCGCGCGGCGGCCGCCCTCGGCCGGGAGACCGGCAGCGTCGACGGAGTCGGCGGTCCTGCCGGAAGCCCTGCGCCCGGCAGGGCGGCCGGCACCGGCCTGCTCGTCGCGTCCTGCGTCGACGGCCCCGCCACGCGCAACGCCGAACCGCCCGTCACCGCGGTCGACCTGCGCCCCGCCGCGTACGGCCGCGCCTGCGCCGAACTGCTCTGCGACATCCTCGCGGACCGGGCCGCCCCCGACACCGTCCGCCGCCACGCCTGGTCCCTGGAGACCCGCGCCTCGACCGGGCCCGCCTGA